Proteins found in one Sorghum bicolor cultivar BTx623 chromosome 1, Sorghum_bicolor_NCBIv3, whole genome shotgun sequence genomic segment:
- the LOC8083988 gene encoding ATP-dependent Clp protease proteolytic subunit 5, chloroplastic gives MATATATSSSSLTTPLLRPNPNTNPAPRSLQLLRSRRCARAVTAAVAGGPVPYGAAPRRGIWSIRDDLVVPRSPYFPVESAAGQERGPSPMVMERFQSVVSQLFQHRIIRCGGPVEDDMANIIVAQLLYLDAIDPTKDIIMYVNSPGGSVTAGMAIFDTMKHIRPDVSTVCIGLAASMGAFLLSAGTKGKRYSLPNSRIMIHQPLGGAQGQETDLEIQANEMLHHKANLNGYLAYHTGQPLDKINVDTDRDYFMSAKEAKEYGLIDGVIMNPLKALQPLPASS, from the exons GCCACCGCTACCTCTTCCTCCTCGCTGACCACTCCTCTCCTCCGCCCGAACCCCAATACCAACCCCGCTCCCAGATCTCTCCAACTCCTCAG GAGCAGGAGGTGCGCTCGTGCCGTGACTGCCGCCGTAGCCGGAGGCCCGGTGCCTTACGGGGCTGCTCCGAGGCGCGGGATTTGGTCGATCAG GGATGACTTGGTGGTGCCGAGGTCGCCCTACTTCCCAGTGGAGTCTGCGGCGGGGCAGGAGCGTGGGCCGTCACCCATGGTGATGGAGCGGTTCCAGAGCGTCGTTAGTCAGCTTTTCCAGCAT AGGATTATCCGGTGTGGTGGCCCTGTTGAGGATGATATGGCCAACATCATTGTAGCACAGCTGCTCTACCTCGATGCTATTGATCCCACTAAG GATATCATTATGTATGTGAATTCACCAGGAGGGTCAGTGACAGCTG GAATGGCTATATTCGATACAATGAAGCATATCAGGCCTGATGTATCCACTGTTTGTATCGGACTAGCTGCAAG TATGGGAGCTTTTCTACTTAGTGCTGGGACCAAAG gaaagcgATACAGCTTACCAAACTCGAGGATAATGATCCATCAACCTCTTGGAGGGGCCCAAGGACAGGAGACTGATCTTGAAATTCAG GCTAATGAGATGTTGCACCACAAGGCTAACTTAAATGGATACCTTGCATACCACACTGGGCAGCCCCTGGATAAGATCAATGTAGATACTGACCGTGACTACTTTATGAGCGCGAAAGAAGCAAAGGAGTATGGCCTTATTGATGGAGTAATCATGAATCCTCTCAAGGCCCTTCAACCACTTCCAGCTTCCAGTTAG